AGGCTCAGTAATATAAGACTTCAGTGTTCTTGCTGTTTATCAGGTGAGTGGAACTATCTTAActgttatatatatgtattagcGGGTTATTCTACTATTGTCCTGCCATGTTATACCTGATGAGTTAGCATATGATGTTTATGCTTATGTGATGATTATGTGCACTTGGGTATTATCGGCTATGATGTCTAGTCGGTAATCAGCTTTGGGTATAAAGCTGAGCATAAGGTCAACCTTGCTGTCAGGTTGGGTTCAAAAGTTACTATTCGTGTAGTATAGTTTGAACGACGCATCCCATGCGTTTGAATTACTATACGAAGGAGATAGTAACGTGAACTTTCGGTAAACTCTAGCAcgatcagctagtagttaatggcccgTACAAGTCGCCGAGCCTAGTGTTACCATTCTGGTTTACCTTGTTGATGCTATGTCATTGTGCTTAGCTTGATGCTAGATGCCTATTACTGTTAGgataattccattcacttagctttatgCTAACCCCCCACAgttcctcccttgcaggttaagCTTTGCATGCTATAGTTTTGGGAGTGGTTTCTTTTGGGAAGTGTTTGACAACCTTACTCTGATGTCTATATTTTGATAATATTAAGTTATGGTTTTGTAATAATGTAACGCCTGGTTACTGTAATAACTGTGCTTTGGGTTATTACTTAAATATGTTTGTAAATATAATATATGTTTATGTTTCGGCTGTGATTAAAAAAAATGTAGAAAAAAATGTACGGTATTACAAGTGCGAGGCAACAAAAGATCCCCGCGAGGTAACGAAGTTCCATAGGTTCAGTTATGATGACTTCGGGTTGTTAAGTCTCTCAATTAGTCGGATCACAAAGCAAATCAAAAAAatcagtaaaaaaaaaataaaaaaaataaaaaatactcaATCGTGATACGGGTTGTTAATTCTTTTTCACAGGTTGGACAATTTTTGATATTTCGGAAATATTGCGAGTCTATCATTTTCAAGACATTTTCTTTCATACAAACTCCGATTTAGGTGATTCAAAAAGCCCAAACGTCCGTAATCAAACGAATACAAGTTTCTTATTTACTTTGGGGGGCCACGACCCCTCCATGCTCTTAAAAAGTTTCGTTTTTGGCCGAAATAGTTAGGGCTCATTTTTACGTTTTGAACGGGACCTTCGATAATGATGAGATGGCCTGACTAATTCTGCTAAATAGAACATCTTTTTTTATTACTCTATATTAGTTAGAaagtcaaaataaataaatacatattagTTTTTGACTTTGTAAGAAGGGCCTCACTACACGGACTTAGTCTGTTCATGGGCTCCATTAGAGCTAAACTCGCAATTCTATGGCTCTTAATCTGTTAAGATACATTTTTGTCCAAATTAAATAACGTATATGTGTATAATTTGACCATggatttaatatttttttaattatgcATTTTTCAAAAGTCGATATAAAACCATCAACTTCATGGATGCggttatttatcatttatcatgtatACCATTAGAAGCCTAGATTTTGATGTTTTGCTTTGATAAAGGTGTAGTTTTATGTCTATAATCCATTACCTATTgcctattggtattattattattattattattattattattattattattattattattattattattattattattattattattattattattattattattattattattattataaatttctcCGTCTCATTTTATAGTCACCAGACAAAAACAAATACGGAGTAGTTTGAGAAAAATTGAATGTCCTatctatttttttttacttttcagttTTATCACTTTACGTTTTACTTAGATTTTTatcttatatatacatttaaaaagGTATAAACGAATTatacatctttattattatttatttatgaaaatatacaatTAATTtacaatatttaaaaaaatattaaataataaattaagAATGAGAGTCCTACGTAAATTTCTTATATTTCTAAAATTGAACTTTGGCAACTTCTTGTTTTCTTCCATAGGACGTGGGACCTGTCTTTTATGTGTTTGCAAACTATATGATAGGTATTGCTTTTGTTTCATTTAATTGTTTTTGTGTCCTGAAAAAGATATCGAAGTTTCTTTTCCATCACTTCAATTTGTTTTGAATAAAAATACACTATATTACAATATTCATTTTTTGAAAACTTCAAATTCATATATGCAAATTTTTATGGATAAATTAAAATTCAcggaatataattatataaatataattaatttaatgttaattagattttttttaaatttttttatttcttttcccGTATATTATTACTATTGATTTACAAAATTGTTCAATTTATATTAGTTTGAATGATTTAATTATAGAAAAAATTATGTTACGTTGATTTGGTaaattaaatgatttttttaattattattttgttCAGCTAACCACGTGTAAAATTTTTTGATGAGAAACATATGATTTTCTACGCTGATAAACATCCCGTCCACAAGTCTATTCAAAGTAGCGGGGagataacaatttatatttatatttataacaagTATATTAGCCACCAACCATGAATAGTAACTTGGATTACATCATGTTGACATTGGCTATTTTGTCatttagcttttttttttttttttggtattttaCGAAACATTGTTTGTTCGACCCAACGAAGTGGGCTAACGGTCACTTCCTAGTTATGATTAGTGGCGACTTTAGGTAAACATCCACCGGTCCCGTGACACCACTAGTTTTTTGAAATTTAtcacaaaatttttatttttttatgtatatgacaccactaaatataataatgggaCCCCATAAATTTTAGAGATTATAGTTTAATAGTTTGGACTACTAAAGTATTTGAAATTAATCCACTTATGATATGATTTTATAGTGTGAACCATTGAATATATTAGATATAATAATAAACAAACATTTTTTCAATTCcaattctattttttttatttccttctACATCACAATTTCTTACGGTTTTATCTTCAATCCTTCATCCTAGGGAtgtcaatggatcggatatggatcaggTGAGGGCGTGAAGCTATATCCATatacatttagtttttgttcatccatatcaatatccatattcatttaaatTTAGTTCATCAATCTATATCTATATGCAGTAGGTTAAACGGGTTGCTAGATATCCATTGGATATTTAAGAAATCTTACaatattttcaaatatataatgaaaataaaaacgtaatataacatgacataatttaTAATTCTTTCACCATAATGTGTAATATTTGTCTAAGAATGAATATAATTTGTCAAATTTACTCTCATATATTATGACAAATtatgtgtaatttttattttatgttgaGACATACATGTTTTCTTGTGAATACTTATAGTCAGTGTTGTAAAAAATTCGATTACTcgtcgattaatctccgattaatcatttttaagagaaaTTCGTTCTGATTttccaaaatccgtttaattaatctgTTAACgccaattgatgggtcaaaatcgaatttggtaatcaaagtcaaaattggtcaacattttaacatgtatttaaactagaaatttatagtttttgaacaaaatgaataaatttatactattatgttaaagtttatgtttatgtttatgatttcttctatatttacacatataatatttgaaatttaatatttaaataaataaagtacaatccgattaatctccaaATTGCCGATTAGTCCTTCCAAAGTTCTGACAGATTAatctccgaatagcgaattttgcaaccttgtttATAGTGAATCATTATATGGTTGCAAGTAAAATGTATGTGTAAAGGAAAATATATTTGTAAAAGTTATTGTATATGAATCTCTAATCTCATCACTCATAACTACCTAACTTATTCTTTTTTAAAAGTCAGGAGATCCTGCAATTTTACAGCTAATGTTAATATTATGCGATTCATATTGATAATATGTTATAAAATTGAAATTTAAAATTGTTATTGTATAGGTCATTgactaaaataatattttaaaattgCTACTGTATAGGTCATTGCTACTTAACAATTGCTACTATATGTGCCATTAATTGCTACTGCATATGAACAACCTTGTATTTTGCGAGTATTATTCAATTTTATGTTTGTGTTTTGGGcgcgacccgacccgacccgatttGACCCGACACATTCAATATTTTGTGTAAGAAAGTTATCAAATAAATTTTTGGGACTCCAATGGATTTTGATCCTAGAATCGCTGCTGATTATGATTCACCCCTGCAACACGGGGCACCCCACCCCTCGTTAATAATGAGACAACTCTTATTTTCTACTAACAATATTTTTctaattactccctccgtcccaaaataattgtcctattttgactttttgagtcattttcttcaattttgactttaaaatatctttctttgtgttatataatatcgaATGAAAGTTATACCAAATGAAAATACATTCGAAAATCAATCTATTCATATGAATTTCATCAAATATTCTATAGAAAAAAACCAACAAATATGCAAAGTCAAAATTTAATAAATTGACTTTGAAAAGTCCAACAGGATAATTATTTTAGGGAGTACAAtcttaaaactattattaataattgtaCTTATGTGCAATATCGTGGTACATATATTGAACAGGTGAataataagtatatacataaagtgagtgattatttttaatatacaaaataatgaTATATTTTCAGATTCTTTAATTGTAACCCCTAGAAATGACATTAGATAAGTCTTTATAAATTAATACTTAAGAACTCAAATAATATTTCCCAATGTAAATGATGTAATTTCTATCTAATCTGATTATCTAATCTATTAAATCTAACTAATAATTggataatctaatttaatctaatctAATCAACTATCTAATTTAATATAATCTAATCTAATATAACTTTCTAAtttaatcaaatcaaatcaaacctATATATAAAAAGAAAGTAATAATTAGGCAAATGTTTTTAATTAATTTGATTATAATAATACCACAATTGATTCGAATGATGATGAATTCATATTGTTTTTTCTTAACTTTAAAGTTTATACCATTGATTTGAATTTCAATCACTAACTTAAATCTCAACCATTAATAAGAGTTCCAACTAAAAACTATTTACTAATCATACTAGTGTGCAAAGCCGTGCTTTGCACGTCATGAATTACGCTGATTGTTTGTTGGTTGACGTGGTTAGACACGGTGTTGGTGGTACTTGTCACTAATGGTTGGGTAAAAATTTCGTTATGTTTTGTCTTGTGCCTAACATGTGTGGGTACAATTGTCATTTTACCAATCTCTTATTTATTTTCTGATTCTTAATATCAACTATCAACTGTTATCATTCTTCAAAAAAAAACTATCACCATCATTATTTTCAACTTCAAGTCATAACATGGTTAATCGAAAAAACAATTTGTATCAATATGTCTTGTATAAATTACCACCCATGCATGGAAGACTAAACTATTTGTTAAAATGGCAAAGCAAAAGAGTTGTCGGAGCAAGTGACCTTGACGTACGTACAAATTTGTGAACCTGTGATGCTGATCGTCTCTTCTTGCTTGCTGGAAGACTACAATGGTAAACAAAATTATGTATCTTTCATATCAGTAATGTATTAATCATGATACAACTATGACATTAATAATGCCTTTAAGCCCATATCCTCCCACCAATTTGTCGAGTGATAATGTTGAGTGAACCAAAGTAAGCTGACAATTGAAGTAAACAACTCACATGAAAGATCAACTATGTATAAATATTTTAGGATATTGGAAAGCTTCATATACAGTAAAATTTAAAGTTCATATGGTAGATTATATAAGTGAAACCCGCCCCGCCCATTTTGACATGTATTGTATAACATTCCCCTGTTTCAAATGATAGATAGCCAATAATATGTAAACACAGTCAAACAGCCACACAGAGACACacatgtggatatatatatatatatatatatatatatatatatatatatatatatatatatatatatatatatatatatatatatatatatatatatatatatatatatagctaagcTATTATGTAATTTACAAAAATCTATATAAGAAGCAGTTTTATACCGCGTCATCGGAAACAATAAGATCGGTACTCAGGTATTTTCCATACCAGTATGTGTATCCCATCGGCGACAAACCATGATCACGACTTGGGCATCCTTGCCTTCCTGAAGTTCGTCAAGATGTACAGAGTTTCTTGTCAACTTGTGATGTTGGGCCTTCAATAGATTGAGCCATCTGAATTTGAAGAAAGGTaggtgtttgtgtttgtgtttcaTGTTTGGTGTTGGTATAGCAATTGATAGGAAGCAACGAACGTTAATAGCGTAAGAAGGGATATGAAAGGGTTGTGACTAACAGTAATTAAAAGGATGTTGTTAAGACGTGGTTGGTATTCGTAACTGATGGGAGGATTAATGAGAAATACTTGGCGTAATCGAATGTTGCAGGTGATATATACCGGTTAATATAATCGAATTTGACAGGATTTTGGGGTAACACTTGAGAAGAAACCCTAGGATAAGATGGAGTCATGGAGGGGTATAATAGTAAAATTAAGCTACGACCCATGCATGTTTGCAATTTATCCTCAAATTTTAGTTAAATTgagttattttattttaataatcatgatgactttttttttttttttttttttttgaaaggcaacattTATTGATAATGGTATAAACAAGGAACATACACCCAAAGCAAAGTGACGTGCACAAATGGAAAAAGGTCACCTGCAGCAAAAAAGAAACACACCTACAAGCTAACATCAAGATGCTAAGAAAGCATCTAGCACAAATACATCCACGAGATCAACACAAACATATAACACATTACACGATTTAAGAAGAGACTAAGTGACTAGGTTACTAGTCGTTGTGGATTATGAAGCCACGTATGCCAATCAATCGGTTTCGACTTAAATCTCTTCGCGATCCACTCAAAGGTAAGTAGTTGAATTTCGTTCAAGGCGATTGGGATAGTCCAACATTTATTTTTAAAAACCTTTTGGTTACGGTTTTTCCAAATTAGATACCCACACGACCATTCCACCGCTTGCCAAATGCTACAACCTTCGGACGTCATATAGAGATTCGAGGCACCACGAAAAAGTTCACCGACACTTAAGTTTGAAACCCCCAAGCCCCACCAATCAAATACTTTTGACCAATTGTCATACTCTAGTTTACATAAGATGAACGAGTGATCCACTGTTTCAATACTATCATCACAAATAGGGCATCGTGTTGAATAAAGATCGACACCACTTTTATCTAGCTCCGTTAACACCGGTAACCGACCTTTTCTTGCCCGCCACATAAAAATCTCGACCTTCTTTGGAACCAAGTTGTTGTGGAAAGTTTCGAAGGTGTTTGGACCTGCAATAAGGACCTTATCCGCGACTTGCTCAGTCAGCTTCTTGGTGGTGAACTGTCCCGTCGAGCTACCTTGCCATCTCCGAGAGTCAGCAGAACCTGAGTTGATGGTGACCGCAACGATGAGGTTGTTTAATTCAATCAGTTCTGACCCAGCTCTGTCGAAAGGGATGCGTGACCAACACCAATTACCCGAGCATTTTGAGCCGTCCCAAACAATCCGATCATGGACCGAAGCATTCAGGTTGGGGTCGAAACGCACGAGCCTCTTGAACCTGTTTTTGAGACATTCACTACTAATTTAAACGTCATTCCAAAAAGAAGTAGAAACACCGTCTCCAATAACAATTGAGAAAGAATCCCTAAAAGGAACCCCAATGGAGTCAATGTGATCAACACAAGTAATAATGTTTGACCAAGCGGAAGTGGTAGAGTGACAATTTGCTCCCGACCCAATTCCACCCTTAGACCCGAAAATGCTTTTAATTACTTTGACCCACTAGGAGGTGTGTTCGGTgtgaaacctccaccaccacttgccgatcaaAGCAAGGTTTTTACACTTTAGAGACCCCAAGTTTAACCCACCCGACTCATATGGGAGAAGAATGTCCTCCCATTTTACCCAAGACATTTTTTCCCCCAAccccgtcccgccccaaaaaaagGAACGCCTTACACTCTCGAGCTTTTTAGTACGCATGGCGGGGCACGGAAGAGCGAGAAATAATACAACGGGATACTATATAGAATCGATTTCACAAGTGTTACACGTCCACCATAAGACACCGCACGGGCTTTCCAATCCGAAAGTCATTTTTCTATTTTTGTAATAACCGGCACCCAACTATCAAATTTTTTCATGTTCGCACCAATGGTGAGGCCGAGGTAAGAAAACGGGAGTGATCCAATCTTACATCCGAATTTAGATGCCATTACCTCCACCTCATGAGAGCTAACTCCACCCCGAATATGTTGCTTTTATTGTAGTTTACCTTGAGGCCCGAATATAGTTCGAAACATTTTAGAATCTTCACAAGGTTCAAGATGTTAGTTTCGTTCTAAGACCCGAAAAAAATGGTGTCGCCCGCATATTGGAGGTGTGAGATGGGAATTTTGTCATTGCCAATTTTAACCCCCGAATAAAGATTGCAATGTCTCGTCGCCTTCATAAGGATATTTAGACCTTCCGCCGCAAGTGTGAAGAGAAATGGTGAGAGCGGGTCACCTTGTCTAACACCTCTTTCAATTTTAAATTCGTTTGTAGGTGACCCGTTGACAAGAATGGAAATTGAGGCCGATCTAAGACAAGCCATCTAAGACAAGCCATCATGATGACTAATATATGGAAAAATCACATATTTAAATTTTAATATGATGATGAGTTAAATtaaatgctaaaaaagaacataatTCTTTAAACATAGATGGcgtaaattataattatatatactatATAGTTATTTCATTTTAATAGCACGATGACTAATATGTGGGAAAATAACATATTTTTGTTTAATATGATGATGAGTTAAATGCATAAAAGAACATGAAATTTTATTTAAATgagttattttattttaataatgccATAAAAGAACATGATTCTTTAAACACGATAATTTATACATGGGGTAATATTCATAGATTTACTATGAGGTAATTGATAGTTTATATAATAAGTCATAGATTTACTATGAGGTAATTGttgatagtttatatatatatgaggTAAATACATTTATTACatcaaacttaatgtatatatatatatatatatatatatatatatatactcattaagTTTGATGTATATAACTTTTTTACCCACAATAAACTCAAAGAGAGTTGAAATTTATTTAATTTTCTGCGACTCAattcttatatatttattattatttattatagatagatagatagatagatatagatatatagatattattgttggaaatatgttctcgggttggctacggtttgaccgtggtttgaccgtggtacatatattccgaagatatgcccatgacattacataataaaagtccatttatcctaatcggtcacacacaaaggccaatcgtaaattgtttgatataccttctaatcggaaattaatttattaatcattagttaatggtttaataaattaagtaagttttttttttgtgtgtttacatatacttacaaatctaaatatgtagagatttgattagattttgcaaatcatattttatataagatttgatttgatttataaaatatgatttgattttgtaaatcttattttatataaagatttgattttgcaaatctttccaaatcttcatttattatatttgtactatatgtattattgtatcaattatgtaatatataatatcaaGTCTTGGTATTGGAAACACAGACaaaagatacaaaaacacacatacaaaaatgctattttctttctcattttcaagtaaccaaaatacttgaaattTATAATTGGGTTCcgtttttggtggaaataaggaagaagaaaagatccgttaagtagaaggtatagatcgaaacatggttggaactttgggtgtctaccgtttagaggaactcttctttgagttttcaaattcgatcttcaaaaggcttcaaaggttgtattctaatcttctcttattcggtttcgttaatttattttgtttgctaaagttttgtacaatgatccgtggaagagtatgattttgtaaagttttaaaaatacttctgctcgctttgaatttgtatcatacttcaacagtggtatccgagccatcttgtacaagttttatcaaacttttcttatgatatttagttttgatggatgcgttgtgcatgattcttgaagatgatcatgcataacaaacatgcaaaacaagtatcatgatttatgttttatgtttcctaaatactaatttgaatcttggattttggcaaaatataaaatgggttaaactcatttttttcatttaagaaTTTTTTTTCCAGCTTGGACAGTCCGTATTTGATGGACTGTTtcggggctttaaactcaatattattgtatgagactaattgcatttgaaagctaactgaaagaacttaaatttgaaaaaaaaaattcatcgaaaacggactagaaatgagtaagatatgaccatatGAAGTTgcatgtatgaatctgccaaaatccaAAAATTTGATAAGGTAACTTGAATGTTGACTAAAAGTGATTCAAAGTTTagaaaaataaagtacataaattatattcatg
The window above is part of the Rutidosis leptorrhynchoides isolate AG116_Rl617_1_P2 chromosome 1, CSIRO_AGI_Rlap_v1, whole genome shotgun sequence genome. Proteins encoded here:
- the LOC139848609 gene encoding uncharacterized protein — protein: MSWVKWEDILLPYESGGLNLGSLKCKNLALIGKWWWRFKRLVRFDPNLNASVHDRIVWDGSKCSGNWCWSRIPFDRAGSELIELNNLIVAVTINSGSADSRRWQGSSTGQFTTKKLTEQVADKVLIAGPNTFETFHNNLVPKKVEIFMWRARKGRLPVLTELDKSGVDLYSTRCPICDDSIETVDHSFILCKLEYDNWSKVFDWWGLGVSNLSVGELFRGASNLYMTSEGCSIWQAVEWSCGYLIWKNRNQKVFKNKCWTIPIALNEIQLLTFEWIAKRFKSKPIDWHTWLHNPQRLVT